The Frondihabitans peucedani genome segment GGCCGCCATGCCGATCGACGAGGTGCCGCCGCGGATCAGGATCGACGAGCCGGGCTGAGCGTCCATGCCGACGGTGAGCGACCCGTAGGCGGTCTGCAGCATCTCGCCGACCGCCCCGAGGGTCGACCAGGGAAGGTCGCTGGTGAAGGGGACGACCTGCGCGACCGGGACGCTGGTGTACTCGGCGTAGCCGCCGTCGAAGGTGCGGCCCATGCCGCCCATCATCGCCACGACCTGCTGGCCGACCTCGAACTCGCCGCCCGGGGCTGCGGCTACGACGCCGGTCGCCTCGATCCCGAGAACCCGCGGGAACGTGACGCCGTCAGCGAGGCCCATTCGAGTGTGGAGCTCAGACCGGTTGAGGCCGAAGGCCCTCACGCGGATCAGGACCCGTCCGGGCTCGGGAGTCGGGACAGGCAGGTCGCGGACGGCGAGGCCACCGGGCTCCTCCTCGGTGCCGGGAGCGTCGAGGACCACGGCGCGCATCGTGGCCGGGATCGGCTCGGTGCCGGCCGGGGGTGTCGGGGTCGCAGGTGTCGGGGTCGCGGGCGTCGGGGTCGCGTTCACGGGGTGGTCCTCTCGGGGCGGGGGGCGGCCGTCTGGCCGGTGGTGGAATGAGAGCGGCGCAGGATCGAGAGGGTGTCGCCGAGGGCATCGAGCCGCCGGTCACCGAGCGGGCCCAGGAGTCTCGTCGACAGCTCGTCGCGGAGGGTGTCGGTGGCCGCCGCGAGGGCTCCCTCGCCGGCGGTGGTCAGCCCGATGAGCGACGAGCGGCGGTCCTCCGGGTTGGCGCGGCGGAGGCAGAGGCCGGAGGACTCGAGGCGGTCGACCAGCTTGCTGGCGCCTCCGACGGTGATCACGAGGTCGTCGGCGATGTCGCCCACGCGGCAGCCGCCTCGCTCGGCGATCACGCGGAGCGGCTCGAAGGTGGCCGCGCCGAAGCCGTGGTCACGGCGGAGGCGGGCGTCGACGGCGTTCCAGAGTTCGATCTGCGCGCGGACGAGGTCGGAGAAGACCTGCTCGAGGGGGCCCATGGCGCTCCAAGTGGATTCTGCGGATGTATCTTCCGTGGAATCTACATGACTCGGGGCCCGAGCGCCAGCGCCGAGGCGGGCGGACGGACGGAGGGACGGCCGCCTGCGACGATGGACGCATGCGCTACGTCGAGCCCGAACCCGATGCCCCCGAGGTCCCGCTGCTCGGCGGCGACGTGACGGAGGGGCTCGTCCGGAAGGGCGGTACCGTGCGGCGCCCGGCCGCACCGACGTCGGCGGCCGTCGCGCGCCTGCTCCGCGAGTTGGAGGCAGCCGGGTTCGACGGCGCCCCGCGCCACCTCGGGACCGACGACGCGGGCCGGGAGGTCCTCACCTTCGTCGAGGGCGATGCGGCTGTGCGGCCGTGGCCCGAGTGGATCGGCGAGCCGGAGCGGGCGGGGAGCGTCGCACGGCTGGTGCGGCGGTACGACGACGCGGCCGAGCGCCTCGGCGTGCCGGAGTGGTCTCGGGAGCTGGGGATGCCCGATCCTGCGGGGTCTCCCCCGACGCTCGCGGGCCCACCGACACTCATCGGGCACCTCGACGTGACGCCCGAGAACGTGGTGTTCCGCGACGGAGCCGCCGTGTCACTGATCGACTTCGACCTCGCACGGCCCGCGACGCGCGTGGAGGAGCTGGCGAACGTGCTGCTCTGGTGGGCGCCGTGGATGCCGGCCGAGGACCGCGAGGAGGCGCTCCGCGACGCCGACCCGTTCGAGCGGGGACGCCTGATCGTCGACGAGTACGGGATGAGCGCTGCCGGGCGAGCGCAGCTGGTGCGCGTCTCGCAGAGCATCGCGGTGCGCTCGTGGCACTCGATGCGGCACCGGGCCGAGACCCTCGGCGGGGGCTGGGCGCGAATGTGGCAGGAGGGGGTCGGCGACAGGATCGTGCGGCGTCAGGAGTGGCTCGAGAGTCAGGCCGACGCCCTCGAGGCGGCCGTCCGGTTCTGACGTCGGCCGCCCGGGCGACTCAGGCGGCCGCGGAGTCCGCCGCCGGTGCGGCCGGAGCCGCCGGTGCGGCCAGAGCCGCCGGTCAGCCAGGCGACAGCAGCGATGACCAGCGGCATGACGACGGCCGTCAGCCCCAGCTGGAGCCAGGGCGGGTCGAAGGGCACGACGCCGCGGGTGCTCCCGACCGGCCGGATGCCGAGCGCGAAGGCCGGGACGAGACCGAGGCCGACACCGATGAGCGCGCCGAGCCCGACGAGGAGGACGGCCTGCCAGAATCCGTACGCGCGTTGCAGCCGGGGAGGCGCTCCGATCGAGTCGAGCACCTCGCGGTCGCGCCGTGCGTCGGCCCGGGCCAGGGCGAGGGCGACTCCGGACGCTGCGATGGCGATCAGCGTCGTCAGCAGGAGGAGCGTCCAGGAGGTCGTCTGGGCGAAGTCGTCGGGCCCCGTCTCGATCTGGACGTTCAGCGAGTCGTCGATGACGGAGAGCCTCGCGGCGGCGGCCTCCCGCTCGGCGCTCGTCGGCGGACCGTCGAGGGTCGCCAGCACCATCGACGGCGCCGGATGCAGGCCGAGCCGAGCCGCGGTCGACGGCAGGAGGAAGAGCCCGAAGGACATGTCGTGGGGCGGGCGCTGCACCGTCGCGGGGACGGAGACGGATCTCGTCGCAGGGCCGGCCGATCCGTCGGCGGCGGGCTTCGCCGGGACCGTGTCGAGCGTCACATGCCCCTTCGCGACGTACTGCGGGTAGAGCGAAACGACGCCGCCCGCGCGGAGCGTCGCCTCGGACTCCGGAGAGACGCTCTCGCCCAGGATCGCGCGGAGGTCGCTCTCCGAGCCGACGAGGACGTGGTCTCCGCTCCCCGTCGAGTCGAGGTAGATCGGGCGCTGCGTGTTTGGCTCGGCAGGCAGCCGAGGCACGACGTAGCTCGACACCGCCTCGTCGCCCAGCTCGCCGAAGTCGGGCAGGCCGGAGAGGACGCGGGCGCGGGACCCCGGGAAGGCCTGCTCGAGGGCGGTCGGGATCGAGCCGGCCGTCCGGCGGACGGCCACGGGGCTCTGCGAGCCCGAGGTCGCGTTGTCGTAGGTGTAGAGGCCGACCGCGGCGGTGTCGAGCGGCGAGTTCCACTGGTGATCGCGGATCGTGAGCGCCTGGCCGCCGGAGACGAGGCACATGACGAACGCGGAGACGAACACCGTGCTCATGATCGCGGCGAGCGCCGGGACGCTCCGGGACGGGTTGCGGGAGGCGTCGCGCGTGCCGAGCCGGGCCGCGCTGCCCAGCGTCGACAGGATCGACGTCGCCCAGCGGAGGAGCCGCGGCGCGAGGAGGACCGCGCCGACCTGCATGAGGACTGGGCCCGCGACGAGGAGCGCGACGCCTCCGGAGAAGGCGTGCTGGTTGACCTGATCGCCCTGCTGGCTCGCGATGACGACGAGCCCGCCCATGAGAGCGACGATCGAGCCGCCGACGGCGATGAAGAACCCGACGATCGGCCTCTTGAGGGTCGCCCGGGGCGGACGGAGGGCGCCTCGGAGTGCCGCGACGACGTCGACCCGCGAGGCCGCGCGGGCGGGCACGGCCGCCGCGATCCAGCCCGAGACGGTCGCCCCGAGCACGATGAGAGCGAGGACGGGCAGGTCGACGTGGAAGCCGGGGTACTGCGAAGCGACGCCGTCGGCCAGGATCGGGAGCGCCACCCGGGCGGCGAGGACGCCGATCCCCGTGCCGACGAGCCCACCGACGAAGCCGAGCAGGATGCCCTCGAACGACATCACCGCGAAGATCGTGCGCCGCTCCGCTCCCACGCTGGAGAGGATGGCGAGCTCGCGCTGCCGGCGCTTGGCCCCGACGGCGAAGGCGGCGCCGGCGAGGAGGCAGACCTCGAACATGCCGAAGGCGCCGACCAGTGCCACCGCGAGGACTCCGAAGAGATTGCCTTGCTCGATGCCGTCGGTGCGGGGTGCCACCCGCTCGGAGGGCGGATCGAGCAGCACGCTCCGCGACAGGACGGTGACGCCCTGCGCGTTGAGCCGCCGGACCTCGCTCCACGGCACCGACCGGTCGGTGGCGTAGAAGGTCGTCTCGGTCAGAGCACTCCGAGCCGTCGCGTCGTCGAAGGCGCCGTCGTCGCCGAAGACGACGACTGTCGCGGTCGCCGCGTCGACGTCGCTGAGGGTGCCGACGACGCGCAGGTCGCGCGGCTCGGGCTTCGTCAGACGGATCGTGCCGCCGAGGGGGATGCCGAAGTGGGCGAGGCCCGCGGGCGTGACCATCACCTCGCCCGGGGACGTCGGCCGCCGACCGTCGACGAGGTCGAACCTCCCGGCGAAGGCGGGATCGAAGGCCTGCCCCTCGACGGCCTGGAACGAGCCCAGGCCGTCGGGCGTCCGGGCCACGACGCTGGCGGGACGGAGCGTCAGGAGGTGCGTCCCCGACGGGAACAGCGAGGCCGGGTCGCGGAGCGAGCCGGTGACCGGATCGGTCGCGCCACTCGAGTACATGGTCGGATTCAGGGGATCCTGCGTGAGCGTGGCGTCGGGCGCGGAGACGACGGTGAGAGCCGCCTCGGTCTGCCCGAGCGCGATGCGCGCCTGCTCGCTCGACGTGGCCGTGCGGCTCGCCTCGACGGTGTCGATGCCGCTCACCCCGATGATCGGCACCGCGATCAGCGCGGCCACCAGGATGCTCCGGCCCGGCCACTGCAGGAGCATCCTCCGGGACATCCGGAAGCCGAGTCGGACCACCCCGCGACTCGACTCCGGAAGCCCTCCCCCCGCGGCCCTCACCGATCCGCTCCCTCGAAGAGCGTCGCGATCGGTGCGGGCTCGGACTGGTCGACGATGCGGCCGTCGCGCAGGAACACGATCCGGTCGGCCCAGGCGGCGTGCCTGGCATCGTGGGTGACCAGGATGCCGCCTGCTCCCGCGTCGACCCGGCCCCGGAGCATCCTGAGCACGATCTCGCCCGTGCTCGAGTCGAGCGCGCCGGTCGGCTCGTCGGCCAGGATCAGCGACCGGCCGCCGACGACGGCGCGAGCGATGGCCACCCGCTGCTGCTGACCGCCCGACAGGTCGGCCGGATACCGGTCGCCCTTGCCCTGGAGCTCGACCACGGCGAGCGCGTCGAGCGCCGGACGCCGGGCGCGCCTGGACGGGAAGCCGTCGAGCTCGAGCGGGAGGGAGACGTTCTCGAGCGCGGTCAGGGACGGGATCAGGTTGAAGTCCTGGAAGACGAAGCCCAGGCTGCGCCTGCGGAGGGTCGCCACCTGCCGCGGTGAGAGCTGGCTGAGCCAGTGCCCCTCGACGACGACCTCGCCGCTGGTCGGCTGCCGGAGCCCGCCCGCGACGGTCAGGAGGGTCGACTTGCCCGAGCCGGAGGCGCCCATGACAGCCACCAGCTCGCCTCGCGAGACGGTGAGGTCGACGCCCGAGAGTGCTGTGACGCTCGTCTCGCCCCGGCCGTACTGCACCGAGACGCCGTCGAGACGCAGGAGCTCGTCGCCGTTCACGCCGGCCCCCCGCCCCGGACACGCGCGGGCCTCCCCCGGCGCACCGGGGTGTCGTCGATCGGCAGCGGTTCGGCGAGGCCCTCCGCCGCGGCGCGCACGAGGCGCGTCTCGGAGTGGTCGAGCCAGCGGATCTCGGCCTCCGCCTGGAACAGCATGCTGTCGACCACGAGCTGCCAGGCGAGATCGTCGGACGTGAGCGGTTCGCCGCCCGCGTTCTTGGTGCGGGTGAGCTCCTGCAGGGTGCGGAAGGTCGACGCCCGCTGCGCCTGGATGATGGCGACGATGTCGACGCCTGGCAGAGTCACGGCGATCGCGAGCTTCATCGCGAGCTCGTCGCGGTTCGCTGCGGCGGAGCGGACGACGGGGGCGGTGAGCCACTGCCGCACCTCGGCGCTGCCCGCCTCGGTGATCGTGTAGTAGATCTGGTCGCCCTCGGACGACTCGTCGCGGGCGACGAGGCCGTCTCGCACCAGCCGGTCGAGCGTCGAGTAGATCTGGCCGATGTTGAGGGGCCAGGTGGAGCCGGTGCGCCGCTCGAACTCGGTGCGCAGCTGATAGCCGTAGCACGCTCCCTGGTCGAGGATCGCGAGGAAGCTCTGGCGGATGGACACGGACGGTACCCCCTGATCGTCGTGGGTAGTGCTTACTCAGTATTGCATACCCGGTACTGCCCGAACAGATCGTTCTGCCAGGAGTTTGGCCGTGCCTGTCCAGAAACGGCAGCCATACTCGCTGCTTCGCCTGCTGCGCGGCCTCCGGGTCCGGCGGGCAGGGGCCGAGACAGCGCCCCACCGATAAGCCACCGGCCCATCACCCGCCCGTCTCGCGACCGGATCCGTCTCTTCCGGATCGCACGGGCACGGTCCGGCGCGCCCGCCGCGAGACCGCAGCGCGCGTGCCCGGACTCGACGTCGCCCTGCCTTCGTCGAGGTGCCTGGACCCCGGTCGACCCTTTGGACAGAATGCGCTTCCGCCCCTCCTCCACGCCCTCCGACAGATCCAAGCCCTCCGACAGATCCACGCCCTCCGCCACATCCACGCCCTCCGCCAGCCCCGCCACGACGGCCGACACTGCCGCCACGCCGCCCGAGGCGTTCACCCGCCGCGACCTCGCGGCCCGCAGGCGCCGCTCGCGCCGCGCCCGCATCATCGGCGTCACCGGCATGGCGGCCACGGCCGCCGTCGCCTGCACCGGCTTCGTCGGCGCCACCCTCTCCGGCGGCTCCGCCCTCGCCCTCCCGACTCCGACCGCCACGGCGAGCCACGACGTCACCGTGACGGAGGTGGGCGGCGACCGCCTCTCGATCCACGCGGGCTCTGCGATCCCCCGCGAGACCGCCGACACCGTCGCCCGGCTCGCCCTCGCCTCCGGCAGGCAGATCGCCGAGGAGGCGCAGGGCAAGGTCGCAACCGGCGCACTGACGACGTCGCTCGCCTCGCTGAAGGACTACCGGGAGATGAACGCCGACACGGTCCTCGCCCGGGTAGCCACGACGCAGGATGCCGCGGAGTCGGTCGGCGCCGCGTCCATCGCGGCCGACCAGCGGGCAGCGGCAGCCCTCCAGGCGGCCGCTGCGAAGGCCGCCGCAGAGAAGGCGGCAGCCCAGGCCGCGGCCCGGGCTGCGGCCGACGCCGCTCGGCAGGCCGCCGCGAACACCCCGGCGGGCGCGAAGGCGACCGCCCAGGCCCTGATGGCCTCCGAGTACGGCTGGGGCTCCGACCAGTACTCCTGCCTCGTCTCGCTCTGGACCAAGGAGTCCGGCTGGAACTACAAGGCGTACAACCCCTCCGGCGCGACCGGGATCCCGCAGGCCCTCCCCGGCAGCAAGATGGCGACCGTCGCGTCCGACTGGTCGACCAACGCCACGACGCAGGTGATCTGGGGCCTCCGCTACATCTCCGGCTCCTACGGCACCCCGTGCGCCGCGTGGGGTCACTCGCAGGCGGTCAACTGGTACTGATCGGCGCGTAGACCAGGAGCGCCTCGGGCACGACCTCGATCTCGATCGGGAGCGGCCCGAGGCGTTCCCCGTCCCCGTACGCGACCACGCCGGGAGCCGAGATCGTGACCGTCTTCGCGCGCGACATCCTGACCCTGGGGTCGTCGCCGTGCGTGCCCTTCGACACGCGAGGGAACAGCCGGAGGAACGCCCGGCGTGACAGGCGGTCGACGATGAGGAGGTCGAGGAGCCCGTCGTCGACGACCGCGTCGGGGAGCAGCGTGATCCCGCCTCCGACGCTCCGCGCGTTCCCGACCGAGACGAGGGTCCCGGCCACCTCCTGAGGCACGCCGTCGACCACGACCTCGTAGTCGACCTGCCGCAGGCGCAGGAGCTCGAGGGCGAGCGCGATGTCGTAGCGCGCGCGGCCCCGCGGCCTCCGCATCCGGTTGGCGCGCTCGTTCACGAGGGCGTCGAAGCCCGCCGACACCCCGCCGGCCACCCAGGTCTCGCCCTGGGATCCCCGGGCGAGGAGCGCGTCGACGGGGCGCGGTGATCCGTCGAGCAGGGTGACGAGCTGAGCGATCGCCCGCGCAGGATCGTCGAAGGGCAGCCCGAGCGCGCGGGCGAAGTCGTTCCCGGTGCCGGTCGGCACGAGCGCGAGCGGGATCCCGGTCGACGCGACGAGCCCGGTGCCGAGGCTGACCATCCCGTCGCCGCCGACCACGACGAGGGCGTCGGGGCGGGCTGCACCGCCGGCGTCTCCGAGCGCGCCGCCTCCGAGCGCGACGCGCAGCGCCTCCCGGAGCTCGCCCTCCGAGGAGCGCTCGAGCGCGTGGACGTCGTGACCGGCCTTAGTCAGAGCGTCGACGACGACGGGGCCGACCGGCCGGTGACGGCCGAACGAGGCGCTGGGGTTCACGGCGACCAGGAGCCGCTTCGGGTCGTGCGTCGACATGGTCCGATCATGGCAGAGCCCCGCTCCGGCGAGCGCTACGCTCGGGCCACGGACGCGGTGTCGCGCCCGCCGGAGCGAAGAGGTGCCATGGAGGCCGGAGGCCACGGGTCGGCAGCGGCGGCAGCCGCCGCCGCGTCGCACGACGACGACTTCCGCGCCCGGTTCCAGGCGGCGTTCCACGCGGCGGGCGGGGAGGGCGACGCCTTCGACGAGCTGCTGGCCCGGGTGCCGGCCGCGGGCTTCCCGCCTGCCGGGGCCGCGGATCCTGCGCTCGAGCGCGCCGCCCTGGCCGAGGCGGCCTTCTCGGGAGTCGGGAGCGACCAGGATGCACGGGCCTCGGCTGCCAGGCTCGCCGCGTTCGACGCCCGCCGACGTCAGCAGTCGCGCGCGCTCGACGCGGCCCTCGCGGCCACCCCCCTCGTCGCCCCGCCCGAGTCACCCGAGCTGCCCGCGTCGCCCGAGCCGCCCGCGTCACCCGTGTCGCCCGAGCCGCTCGGAGCCGCCGCCGCGTACGCCCCGACTCCCGCCCCGACACGGGCACCGGCCAGCGCCGTCGCACGCCCGCAGCGAGCGCCCCTCCGATTCGCCCGCCGCCACCCGGTCGCGCTGACGGCAGCGGCCCTCGTCGCCGCTGTCGTCCTCGGGGCGGCGCTCGGTCGGGCGACCACGTCCAGGCCCGCGGCGGACTCGCCTCCGTCGTCCGCGTCGTCCGCCGTGTCGACGCCCGATCCCGGCGCGACGGCCTTCACCGAGTTCGGCGGCTCGGTGCTGGCTCGCGCGATCAACCGGGTCCAGGTGCCGACCGACGCCCTGCCCGACGGCCTCCGCGACGCCGTCTCGCCGCCGTCGAGCCGCCTGCTCTACGACGACTCGCCCTCCTCACAGCCGTCGCAGCACCGCTGGCGCCTCTGGGCCGGCACGGGCGAGAACCCGCGGCAGCTCTGCTACGTCATGTCGTTCGACGGCGTGCGCGACTCGGTCTCGTGCCTGCCCCGCGCCGAGGCCTTCGTCGGGCGCTACGTCGTCTCGGAGTCCACTCCGGACGGCGTGTTCACGGCCCTCGTCGTCGACGGCGCCATCGCGGTCCAGATCGACTAGCGGCGTCTGGATCGCGGAGCGGCATCCCCGCGCCGACCAGCAACGGCCGGACCGACCAGCGGCCGTCCGGACCGCCTAGTGGAAGGTCGGCACGATCAGGTAGATGCCGAAGAGCACGCCGACGGCGCACAGCGCGAAGCAGGCGTAGGCGCCCGCCACCGCCGCGGTCGGTCGCCCGTCGATGGCCAGGAGCCGCAGACCGGCGGCGTAGAGGCTGACGAGCGCTGCCGCGGCGCCGAGCGACACGGCGGCGACCAGGAGGAATGCGCCCCAGTCGATGCTCATCGGACCTCCTCCTCGGCGCCGAGGCCGAACAGGGGCGACTCGTCGCTCATCCTGCGACGCTCGGCCAGGAGCTCGTCGCTCCGCTTCTTGGCGAGCACGCGCCGGTCGTGCCGCGTGAGGACGGAGTTCATGGCGACGTCGACCTCCAGGGCGTTCGACTGGACGGCGGGCTTGCGGCGCGAGGCGACGAAGATCCCGACGATGACCGCGACGCCGAGCGCCGCGTCGATGATGAGCCCGGCGACGCCGAGGCGGGCGATCAGCTCGCAGACCGCGCCGACCGCGCCGGCGGCGGGGAGCGTGATGAACCAGGCGATCACGATCTTGCCGGCGGTCCCCCACTGGATGGTCGAGCCGCGACGGCCGAGGCCGGCGCCGATGATCGATCCGGACGAGACCTGCGTGGTGGACAGGGCGAACCCGAGGTGGCTCGAGGCGAGGACGGTCGCGGCGGTCGACGCCTCGGCGGAGAAGCCCTGGGTCGCCTTGATGTCGGTGAGGCCGCCGCCCATGGTCTGGATGATGCGCCAGCCGCCCGTGTAGGTGCCCGCGGCGATCGCGCAGGCGCAGACCAGGATCACCCAGAACGGCGGCTCGGCGTCGGCGGTGAGGAAGCCGCCCGCGATGAGGGTGAGCGTGATGACGCCCATCGTCTTCTGCGCGTCGTTCGTGCCGTGCGCGAGCGCGACCAGCGACGAGGTGAAGATCTGACCGACCCGGAATCCGCCGCGCTGGTTCTTGCCGACCGGGCGCCTCGTGATCCGGTACGCCAGGCGGCTCGCGACGAAGGCGACGAGCCCCGCGACGAGCGGCGCCAGGACGGCCGGGAACACGACCTTCGACAGCACGACCGAGAAGTCGACGCTGCCGGTGCCCGCCCCGACGAGGGCCGCGCCGATGAGGCCGCCGAAGAGCGCGTGCGACGACGACGACGGCAGTCCGCGGAGCCAGGTGATCATGTTCCAGATCACGGCGCCGATGAGCCCGGCGAAGATCATGGTCGGGGTGATCTCGACGCCGCCGGGGCCCTCGCGGATGATTCCGCCCGAGATCGTCTTGGCCACCTCCGTCGAGAGGAAGGCGCCGACGAGGTTCAGGAGCGCGGCGACGGTGACCGCGACCTTCGGCCTCATCGCGCCGGTCGCGATCGGAGTCGCCATCGCGTTGGCAGTGTCGTGAAAACCGTTTGTGAAGTCGAAGAAGACGGCCAACGCGATGACCAGGACGACTATGACTGTGAGATCCACCGCCTGGAGTCTTCCAGGCCGGGTGAACAGAGGTCAACTCGGAGATGAACTCCCGGCGTGGCGGAGGCGCTCCTAGAGGTGCGGGACGAAGTCCTGCCAGACCCGTCGGCGCTCTCCGCGCGGGTCGAACTCGACCCGGTCGACGGTGTCGATGATGAGCGTCCGGCGGCGGTGCGGGT includes the following:
- a CDS encoding MarR family winged helix-turn-helix transcriptional regulator encodes the protein MGPLEQVFSDLVRAQIELWNAVDARLRRDHGFGAATFEPLRVIAERGGCRVGDIADDLVITVGGASKLVDRLESSGLCLRRANPEDRRSSLIGLTTAGEGALAAATDTLRDELSTRLLGPLGDRRLDALGDTLSILRRSHSTTGQTAAPRPERTTP
- a CDS encoding inorganic phosphate transporter, which gives rise to MDLTVIVVLVIALAVFFDFTNGFHDTANAMATPIATGAMRPKVAVTVAALLNLVGAFLSTEVAKTISGGIIREGPGGVEITPTMIFAGLIGAVIWNMITWLRGLPSSSSHALFGGLIGAALVGAGTGSVDFSVVLSKVVFPAVLAPLVAGLVAFVASRLAYRITRRPVGKNQRGGFRVGQIFTSSLVALAHGTNDAQKTMGVITLTLIAGGFLTADAEPPFWVILVCACAIAAGTYTGGWRIIQTMGGGLTDIKATQGFSAEASTAATVLASSHLGFALSTTQVSSGSIIGAGLGRRGSTIQWGTAGKIVIAWFITLPAAGAVGAVCELIARLGVAGLIIDAALGVAVIVGIFVASRRKPAVQSNALEVDVAMNSVLTRHDRRVLAKKRSDELLAERRRMSDESPLFGLGAEEEVR
- a CDS encoding phospholipase, encoding MRFRPSSTPSDRSKPSDRSTPSATSTPSASPATTADTAATPPEAFTRRDLAARRRRSRRARIIGVTGMAATAAVACTGFVGATLSGGSALALPTPTATASHDVTVTEVGGDRLSIHAGSAIPRETADTVARLALASGRQIAEEAQGKVATGALTTSLASLKDYREMNADTVLARVATTQDAAESVGAASIAADQRAAAALQAAAAKAAAEKAAAQAAARAAADAARQAAANTPAGAKATAQALMASEYGWGSDQYSCLVSLWTKESGWNYKAYNPSGATGIPQALPGSKMATVASDWSTNATTQVIWGLRYISGSYGTPCAAWGHSQAVNWY
- a CDS encoding diacylglycerol/lipid kinase family protein; protein product: MSTHDPKRLLVAVNPSASFGRHRPVGPVVVDALTKAGHDVHALERSSEGELREALRVALGGGALGDAGGAARPDALVVVGGDGMVSLGTGLVASTGIPLALVPTGTGNDFARALGLPFDDPARAIAQLVTLLDGSPRPVDALLARGSQGETWVAGGVSAGFDALVNERANRMRRPRGRARYDIALALELLRLRQVDYEVVVDGVPQEVAGTLVSVGNARSVGGGITLLPDAVVDDGLLDLLIVDRLSRRAFLRLFPRVSKGTHGDDPRVRMSRAKTVTISAPGVVAYGDGERLGPLPIEIEVVPEALLVYAPISTS
- a CDS encoding ABC transporter permease, whose amino-acid sequence is MVRLGFRMSRRMLLQWPGRSILVAALIAVPIIGVSGIDTVEASRTATSSEQARIALGQTEAALTVVSAPDATLTQDPLNPTMYSSGATDPVTGSLRDPASLFPSGTHLLTLRPASVVARTPDGLGSFQAVEGQAFDPAFAGRFDLVDGRRPTSPGEVMVTPAGLAHFGIPLGGTIRLTKPEPRDLRVVGTLSDVDAATATVVVFGDDGAFDDATARSALTETTFYATDRSVPWSEVRRLNAQGVTVLSRSVLLDPPSERVAPRTDGIEQGNLFGVLAVALVGAFGMFEVCLLAGAAFAVGAKRRQRELAILSSVGAERRTIFAVMSFEGILLGFVGGLVGTGIGVLAARVALPILADGVASQYPGFHVDLPVLALIVLGATVSGWIAAAVPARAASRVDVVAALRGALRPPRATLKRPIVGFFIAVGGSIVALMGGLVVIASQQGDQVNQHAFSGGVALLVAGPVLMQVGAVLLAPRLLRWATSILSTLGSAARLGTRDASRNPSRSVPALAAIMSTVFVSAFVMCLVSGGQALTIRDHQWNSPLDTAAVGLYTYDNATSGSQSPVAVRRTAGSIPTALEQAFPGSRARVLSGLPDFGELGDEAVSSYVVPRLPAEPNTQRPIYLDSTGSGDHVLVGSESDLRAILGESVSPESEATLRAGGVVSLYPQYVAKGHVTLDTVPAKPAADGSAGPATRSVSVPATVQRPPHDMSFGLFLLPSTAARLGLHPAPSMVLATLDGPPTSAEREAAAARLSVIDDSLNVQIETGPDDFAQTTSWTLLLLTTLIAIAASGVALALARADARRDREVLDSIGAPPRLQRAYGFWQAVLLVGLGALIGVGLGLVPAFALGIRPVGSTRGVVPFDPPWLQLGLTAVVMPLVIAAVAWLTGGSGRTGGSGRTGGGLRGRLSRPGGRRQNRTAASRASA
- a CDS encoding PadR family transcriptional regulator; the protein is MSIRQSFLAILDQGACYGYQLRTEFERRTGSTWPLNIGQIYSTLDRLVRDGLVARDESSEGDQIYYTITEAGSAEVRQWLTAPVVRSAAANRDELAMKLAIAVTLPGVDIVAIIQAQRASTFRTLQELTRTKNAGGEPLTSDDLAWQLVVDSMLFQAEAEIRWLDHSETRLVRAAAEGLAEPLPIDDTPVRRGRPARVRGGGPA
- a CDS encoding alcohol dehydrogenase catalytic domain-containing protein, whose protein sequence is MNATPTPATPTPATPTPPAGTEPIPATMRAVVLDAPGTEEEPGGLAVRDLPVPTPEPGRVLIRVRAFGLNRSELHTRMGLADGVTFPRVLGIEATGVVAAAPGGEFEVGQQVVAMMGGMGRTFDGGYAEYTSVPVAQVVPFTSDLPWSTLGAVGEMLQTAYGSLTVGMDAQPGSSILIRGGTSSIGMAAAVLGKQRGMTVFSTTRNPDKADQLTAIGVDHVLVDDGDVAAQVRAILPEGVGSALELVGAPAVRDTLRAVGYHGTVCFTGMLSNEWILPDFYPNDYLPRGVRLAGYSGDASDLPPGVLQEFLDAVAAGDAVVPIQRVFTLDEIAEAHGVMLAGGGAGKLVVTT
- a CDS encoding phosphotransferase is translated as MRYVEPEPDAPEVPLLGGDVTEGLVRKGGTVRRPAAPTSAAVARLLRELEAAGFDGAPRHLGTDDAGREVLTFVEGDAAVRPWPEWIGEPERAGSVARLVRRYDDAAERLGVPEWSRELGMPDPAGSPPTLAGPPTLIGHLDVTPENVVFRDGAAVSLIDFDLARPATRVEELANVLLWWAPWMPAEDREEALRDADPFERGRLIVDEYGMSAAGRAQLVRVSQSIAVRSWHSMRHRAETLGGGWARMWQEGVGDRIVRRQEWLESQADALEAAVRF
- a CDS encoding ABC transporter ATP-binding protein translates to MNGDELLRLDGVSVQYGRGETSVTALSGVDLTVSRGELVAVMGASGSGKSTLLTVAGGLRQPTSGEVVVEGHWLSQLSPRQVATLRRRSLGFVFQDFNLIPSLTALENVSLPLELDGFPSRRARRPALDALAVVELQGKGDRYPADLSGGQQQRVAIARAVVGGRSLILADEPTGALDSSTGEIVLRMLRGRVDAGAGGILVTHDARHAAWADRIVFLRDGRIVDQSEPAPIATLFEGADR